In the Myxococcus fulvus genome, one interval contains:
- a CDS encoding acyl-CoA thioesterase, translating to MNLYLRMLWVLLSSLWKPQMKVDALTSTLQQRVLPNDLDLNLHMNNGRFLTVCDLNRVDLFVRTGLAALMMKNKWAPIIVRHTMDYKKALPPFRKYTVSMTISRWDEKYFYATHQFISNGKVVAEGESTAVILGKQGVIAPAQVIEAVNARQGRAEALQG from the coding sequence ATGAATCTCTATCTCCGGATGTTGTGGGTGCTGCTGTCCTCGCTGTGGAAGCCGCAGATGAAGGTGGACGCGCTGACCAGCACCCTCCAGCAGCGCGTGCTGCCCAATGATTTGGACCTGAACCTGCACATGAACAACGGGCGGTTCCTCACGGTGTGTGACTTGAACCGGGTGGACCTGTTCGTGCGCACGGGGCTGGCGGCGCTGATGATGAAGAACAAGTGGGCGCCCATCATCGTGCGCCACACCATGGACTACAAAAAGGCGCTGCCGCCGTTCCGCAAGTACACGGTGTCGATGACGATTTCGCGCTGGGACGAGAAGTACTTCTACGCCACGCACCAGTTCATCTCGAACGGCAAGGTGGTGGCGGAGGGCGAGTCCACCGCGGTCATCCTGGGCAAGCAGGGCGTGATTGCTCCCGCGCAGGTCATCGAGGCCGTCAACGCGCGCCAGGGCCGCGCCGAGGCGCTCCAGGGCTGA
- a CDS encoding YheT family hydrolase, with product MAEPASGFQAPWWLRHSHVQTVAPHLDPRRYDVAIEQRRYELPDGDFVDVHWLNREGKGPLFILLPGMQGTPDSTYIRALLGELSRRGLRAAVLCHRGGALPNRLAPFYHAGFTEHLGWLVATVREQEPTTPLYAVGFSLGGSMVIRYLAQTGHHSHLRAAAAVSLTFDLASTAARAYEGINQLYQLRVLRSYQRVARLKGHLPEYTSRLGALSGLRGIRDFDEVFTAPLHGFSDAQDYYRRCSSRQFLGDIQTPFLILNAGDDPLVAPDTLPSPGELRSHVKLEVTAHGGHLGFMYRHASGFGYYPPSRLISFFLQEQREAHESLSPDVVGAAVLAVEAADEGGRADQHPPAARAAQ from the coding sequence GTGGCTGAGCCCGCCTCCGGCTTCCAGGCGCCGTGGTGGCTCAGGCACTCGCACGTGCAGACGGTGGCGCCGCACCTGGACCCGCGGCGCTATGACGTGGCCATCGAGCAGCGCCGGTACGAGCTGCCCGACGGCGACTTCGTGGACGTGCACTGGCTGAACCGCGAGGGGAAAGGGCCCCTGTTCATCCTGCTGCCGGGGATGCAGGGCACGCCCGACTCCACGTACATCCGCGCGCTCCTGGGAGAGCTGTCCCGGCGCGGCCTGCGCGCGGCGGTGCTCTGCCACCGGGGCGGCGCGCTGCCCAACCGGCTGGCGCCCTTCTACCACGCGGGCTTCACCGAGCACCTGGGCTGGCTCGTCGCCACCGTGCGCGAGCAGGAGCCCACCACGCCGCTGTACGCGGTGGGCTTCTCGCTGGGCGGCAGCATGGTCATCCGCTACCTCGCGCAGACGGGCCACCACAGCCATCTTCGCGCCGCCGCGGCCGTGTCGCTGACGTTCGACCTGGCCAGCACCGCCGCCCGCGCGTACGAGGGCATCAACCAGCTCTACCAGCTGCGCGTGCTGCGCTCCTACCAGCGCGTGGCGCGGCTCAAGGGCCACCTGCCCGAGTACACCTCGCGCCTGGGCGCGCTGTCGGGCCTGCGCGGCATCCGCGACTTCGACGAGGTGTTCACCGCGCCGCTGCACGGCTTCAGCGACGCCCAGGACTACTACCGCCGCTGCAGCAGCCGGCAGTTCCTCGGCGACATCCAGACGCCCTTCCTCATCCTCAACGCCGGAGACGACCCGCTGGTGGCGCCCGACACGCTGCCCTCACCGGGCGAGCTGCGCTCCCACGTGAAGCTGGAGGTCACTGCGCACGGTGGCCATCTGGGTTTCATGTACCGCCACGCTTCCGGCTTTGGCTACTATCCGCCGTCCCGCCTCATCTCGTTCTTCCTGCAGGAGCAGCGCGAAGCACATGAATCTCTATCTCCGGATGTTGTGGGTGCTGCTGTCCTCGCTGTGGAAGCCGCAGATGAAGGTGGACGCGCTGACCAGCACCCTCCAGCAGCGCGTGCTGCCCAATGA